The following are encoded together in the Ovis aries strain OAR_USU_Benz2616 breed Rambouillet chromosome X, ARS-UI_Ramb_v3.0, whole genome shotgun sequence genome:
- the TASL gene encoding TLR adapter interacting with SLC15A4 on the lysosome: MLSEGYLSGLAYRNDIQWSYPSSNEQVAEEKEEEMEATAAASLSYSSVDETQVQNLYVSCKSSGKVISSVYSRESQHSRNPRITVLQTNPNPVYESPNLAAVELYRDTSRETYLVPPSCKSICKNYNDLQIAGGQVMAINSVTTDFPSEGSFQYGPLLKSSEIPLSMEDSMSTQPSDLPPTPIQRYSSYWRITSIKEKNSLQMQKPISNAVLNEYLEQKLVELYKQYFMDTGFHDSSPTQILASELIMTNVDQISIQVSIEKNLEISKARDIVINRLLQYGSTEISTPSLHISQYSNVNP, from the coding sequence ATGCTGTCAGAAGGCTATCTCAGTGGACTTGCGTACCGGAATGACATCCAGTGGAGTTATCCATCTTCTAATGAGCAAGTGgctgaggaaaaggaagaggagatggAAGCCACAGCAGCTGCAAGTCTTTCCTATTCCTCCGTGGATGAAACACAAGTCCAAAATCTCTATGTGAGCTGCAAATCCTCTGGCAAGGTCATTTCTTCAGTGTATTCAAGAGAGAGCCAACATAGTAGAAATCCGAGAATTACAGTGCTGCAAACAAACCCCAATCCTGTGTATGAAAGCCCAAACTTGGCTGCAGTTGAACTATACAGAGACACCAGCAGAGAGACCTACTTGGTCCCACCTTCCTGCAAGAGCATCTGCAAGAATTACAATGACTTACAGATTGCAGGGGGCCAGGTGATGGCCATTAATTCAGTGACAACTGATTTCCCCTCTGAGGGTAGTTTTCAATATGGTCCTTTGCTGAAATCATCTgagattcctttgtccatggaggaTTCCATGTCCACTCAGCCCAGCGACTTGCCACCCACCCCTATCCAGCGGTATTCATCGTACTGGAGAATAACCAGcatcaaagagaaaaacagcCTACAAATGCAGAAGCCTATTTCGAATGCGGTGCTGAATGAATACCTGGAGCAGAAGCTGGTGGAGTTGTATAAGCAGTACTTTATGGACACTGGGTTTCATGACAGTTCACCTACCCAGATTCTGGCATCTGAACTTATCATGACAAACGTGGACCAAATTAGTATTCAAGTCTCTATAGAGAAGAACCTGGAGATCTCGAAAGCCAGGGATATCGTCATTAACCGCCTATTACAGTATGGGTCAACCGAAATCAGCACGCCGAGTCTCCATATTTCTCAGTATAGCAACGTGAATCCATAG